In Lactuca sativa cultivar Salinas chromosome 5, Lsat_Salinas_v11, whole genome shotgun sequence, the DNA window tatatatatatatatatatatatatatatatatatatatatatatatatatatatatatatatatatatatcgtggtGTAAACATTAAACAATAAGGATGTGTAAACgttaacaataaaatgaataagaaATAGTCTAATTTTTATACAGTTATaataacttaaaataataataataaatacgaTATAAATATGATGTTAACAATGTGTTTAATCATattgagaatatatatatatatatatatatatatatatatatatatatatatatatatatatatatatatatatatatatatatactatcatTTTAGTCACCAATAACTTGGATAAACCACCATCACCCACCATTAGGGTATTGAGATCTTCCTTACCAAACTACTTGTCTCGATCTCTTTGGAAAACATAAGGAAATCATCTTAACctatttacaaattagaagaaAATAGTCTCCAGTTATGGTGCTTGAATTGTTCACCCTCGGTTAGTTTTCGTACGGTGAAGAAAATCATATTCTTCTTACTTTTTTGGATATAAAAACAATattatcttagaaaaatcatattactaccaaaaagtcaaaaaaaatcaaagataatgtttttgtttgaaaaaacaAACATGCACAAAAAAATTGGCCTTAAAAGTAAATTGTTTTCTTTATATCAATCATTTTGTTTAAAGCTTCTAATCTACCATACAATCATCCAATACCTACCTAAATAATCTACCaacttgaaatatatatatatatatatatatatatatatatatatatatatatatatatatatatatatatatatatatatatatatatatatatatatatatcatttggtGTCATAAGTATTATTAAGTATAATAAGTTAAAAAAACGCTTGAATAATAATTTAAaatcattattataaagaaatataAACATACATAAGTTTCAAATCAATGTGGTGTTTGTAAATATTTCTATATTATAATATATAGACGAATCCTCGTGCATTGCGCAAGATAACAAATATGTTGTTAAAAAATGTTGGAATTTACAAATACCTacgttttttttttgtcattttgacATCGTTATTAGAGACTTTCATAAATACTTCTTTGTTAATAAAACGGAATAAATAACAGTTTAATAAAATTTTGAAGATACGAAATTTTGTGTAATGTATGTGAGTGTAAATAGCGACGAGTGTGAAGCATTAATATTATAGGGTAGATTAACAACTTGGTATCTTTGGTCAAAAAGATGTACCAAAAAGTTACTTTGTAATGAAGTAAAAAATGATGTTCTAagacaaaaaaaattattgaataTGTCATTTGCTTATGTTTGATTGCAATATAaggttataatatatatatatatatatatatatatatatatatatatacatacatacataacaccTGCTTTTCGTAACATGCATTATTTCAAAAGATGTAAACTGATATGTGACGAGTATGCGAAATAAAGCATAAAGTTGCTTTAAATTGGACATTTACTATTTAGCTAAATGGAGTTGAGATGAAGGGTTGCACCTGTTGAAAACTAGTGTGGAAGAGAGGGAAGATGAATGGCGATGACGATGGTAGGGCGGCGGTGATGTTTCATATTATCGATTTGTTTTTTCATTCTTGTTTTCTAGAGGTTTGCAGATCTGGAAAACTGAGTTTTTAAAGTTTTTGTTTAAAGATTTGGAAATTTTAGttcttgattttagggtttttgatttTGCAACTCTAGAAAATGTATTATTGTTCTTGAGATCTAAAAAAACTCAAGTTTAAAGAAATATTATGTTCTTAAATGTTCTTGAGTAATTTTGTTCTAGTTTGAATGTTTTTGAAAACTTTAGTTTGTAGAAAAATCTTTTGTTTATGAAGGTGGTAGAAGGAAGACGATGGTGTTAGTGGTGGTGGGAGGTAGGAAGTTGAATGTAGTTTCTGTACACTTCGTGTTCATAATGTTCATTAGTGAAGAACAAGTGAAGCTTTGTGTTCATGGGttttaaagagagagagagagagagagagagagagagagagaaattttatttttgttttatttttaattttttacttactataataaaatacaaataataaataaaataataagggggcaaatctatcattataattttttttaaaacattttggaCTAAACTTGCAACAATCAAACTTTTTGACCACTAACGCgagtccaaacctttttggatcaaacttgctagttttgacataacacatggaccatttttgcgtTTTGTCTTAAATAATTTTATCTTTTTCTTTTGGCTCCAAATGTATAACAATATATATTttcttgatatataaaaaaagtaGAATGAACAAAAAAAATGTGAGTAAAACTTAAATTATGAATATCACCTAAATAACTTTCAGAACCTTGATTATCAGATTCACCTTCATATTTCCTCATTCacctctttttatttatttattttcatattgAGTAACTAAACATGAAATAATCATCTTATATAGATAAACATTTTAAAGTTGAAATGatgaaagtttcaaatgaatattatTCAAGATAAATGATTATCTTGAATCATATTAATTTAGAaagcagtatatatatatatatatatatatatatatatatatatatatatatatatagtgagagagagagagagtgaaagaaagagagctaggttcaaatgtttctagcaactattgtctgcatgtatgcaccaatgagaattgagGAAATAATAAATCATGTAAGGATATTATAGTAATCTTTACATGTTTAATTATGGTAATTCATTAACTTCCTAAAACCAAGTCTTCACCCCACtttatcttcaaactatcaaccTAAAAAATCTGTAGCCTCATCGATCTGATCAGCAACCCATTGCCCACAATCATCACAACGACCTCGTCGTCTTCATATTCCATCATCGAAATCGGTGTATAGTTACTGTTGGCGGATACCTTCTTGTATTCTTAGCCCAGTATATTGTGTATTTGGCCCAAAGGGCTTGTATTGTATTTTGTATATAAGCGCTTTCTCAATGAATGATTGTTCACGGGAGAATAACCATTtgcatggtatcagagcttatcTAACCCTAACAGCCGATTCTCTACTCTGTTGATCCCTCACCAGTCTTCTTCCCCCTGCTTCTCTTCTTCCACCTGTTCTTCTCATTAATCATGTCAGGTGATCAACCAATATCAAAACCTGCACATAAGGCGTATGGTATAACCAACATCAAAACATACGTACCTTTGATTCTTGATCTCCCAACCAGAAATTATGAGCCATGGAGCACTCTTTTCAAAGCCCATTGTATAGCTTATGGCGTTTTGGATTACATCGACGACACGTATGACCCACCTAATCAAGCCCCAACGAATACTGAATGGTTAGAGCTTGACTCCATGGTAACACTGTGGCTCTTTGGTTCTATCTCCCAAAACCTCATCACATCTGCCCACTCCAAACAAGCCAACGCCATACAAATATGGCTCAATATTCACTCCATTTTTCATGATGATCAAGAAGCCACTGCTATACAATATGAGACAGAGCTCAGAAACATTCAAATGGGTGAACTTAATGTTCACGCCTACTGTGATAAAGTTAAGAAACTTGCTGACCTGCTGGAAGGTATTGGTGAAAAAGTCAAACATAGGAACCTTATCCCGTATGCCCTTAATGGGCTTTCCCCAAAATTCGAGAGTGTGGCCAACATCCTCCGCCATCGCAAGCCTATTCCCCCATTCTCGGAGATGCGCACCACCCTCTCTGTTGAAGAAACCCGTCTTGCCTCCTCTGCTTTTCGCCCTTCCTCCCACACCAATCACtcctcttctcattctcttcttcaCGTTGACTCTGGTTCGTCAAATTGAGGAAGAGGCTTGAACTCTAACCGTGGAAGAAATCCATCTCGCAGGGGAGGGAATCATGCCTCCAATTATCGTCACCCACCTACCGGAAATCCAAATAACTTTGGGAACCGTCAATATGAGTGGTTCTTTGTTCAGCTACTGGCGATTTCTGCTCAACCATGGGGCTTCTCCTCTCCTGGGTCACACGCATCAAATGCAATCCAGTGGACTTCTACTGGTCCGAATTCCTCACAGCCAACCCAAGGGTGGAACAGACCCTATTTCAGCCAAAATGGGCTTCTTGGCAGCAGGCCCACTTCGCCTTCTCCAACCAGCGGATTCTCTCCTCAGGCCCATCAGACTTCAAGCCAATCCCCTTCAGTCCAGCAACCTCCTTGGACTTGGCTTGGTGACATGGATCAACCTACCTCTCTCCCGACCATGTTCAATACGATGACTCTCTCGGACCCGACACAAGGCGGATGGGTTATGGACACCGGGGCCACCGACCATGTCAACAACAATGCGGGTATACTCGATTCTCTTTGTAATAATCATAATAGGCCTCGTTCTATTTATGTCGGTAATGGATCTGCAATTCCTGTTATGAACTCGGGACATACGACTTTCCCTATCCAAAACCCATACCACCCCTTACACTTGCACAATGTGCTCATAACACCCAACATCATTCAAATCTCATCTCTGTTCGAAAATTTACTACACATAATAATTGCTCTATTGATTTTGATCCTTAGGGTTTTACTGTTCTTGATTACCAGACACGCCGCCCTCTTATCCGTTGTGACAACTCCAAATCGCTTTATCTGTTACCGGATCTAGTAGTCACGCTTTTGTTTCCACTTCCTCATCCACTTGGCACCAAAGACTCGGTCACCCCAAAAATCATGTCTTGAAGAAATTAGCATCTAATAACTCGATTTCTTGTTCTCTataaaaaataatgttatttGTCAAGCTTGTCAACTTGGCAAACACACTAGATTACCTTTTTATTTATCAGATTCTACGGTGTCTAAACCTTTTGAAATAATTCATTCTGATTTGTGGACATCTCCTATACCTAGTAATGGTGGTTTACGTTATAATGCTTTATTTCTAGATCATTACACACATTACCTTTGGGTGTACCCTTTCAAACACAAATCTCAAGTATTTGACAAATTTCTTCATCtctttaatataatcaaaacccaATTTGGAGGCACCATCAAACAATTTCAATGTGTCAATgtggggggtggggggggggggaatacaaataTAAATCCTTCCATGATCATTTCGCCTCTCATGGTATTACCTTCCATTTCTCATGTCCTTATACCTCTTAGCAAAATGGTCGGTCTGAGCGTATGATTTGTACCACAAATAACATGATGCGTACGCTATTGTTTCATTCCTATCTACCCCCCGCTTTCTGGACCGAAGCCCTTCACATGGCTACTCACTTACTCAACATCCTTCCATCCGCCTCCATATCCAATGAGACTCCCCATTATCGGCTTTTTCAACGTCATCCCACCTATGATCACCTTCGTGTATTTGGTTGTCTCTGTTTTCCTCACCTAAACACTACACATAAACTCCAGCCACGCTCCACACCCTGTATCTTCCTTGGCTACCCCACCTACCATCATGGTTTTCGATGTTATGACCTTTCCACTAAACAAATCATTCTTTCTCGTCATGTCACTTTTGACGAGACCATATTCCCTTTTGGTTCAGTTACTCCCTCAAATCCCCCATCCTATGATTTCCTTAATGACTCTGAATTATCTCCCAACCTTCGCCAAATTTTATCTCCTACCACTACCCCCTCCCCCATTATCTCTCCTTCCACTCATAACTCCCCATCCCCTCCTTCACCACCTCCCACCCCACCTCCATCACCACCTCCACCTacccctccaccaccaccaccacctccacctccaacTCATCATATGAACACAAGATCAAAAGTGACATCTCCAAACCTATCACTCGCCTCAACCTCCACACTTCCTCCATTTCCTCTGTCCTGAGGTCTTACTTACAGGCTTTGAAAGACCCAAACTGGCATAAAGCCATGAATGAGGAATACAATGCTCTTATTACAAATGGCACTTGGGTCCTTATTCTGCGACCTCCGGGGGCTAATATGGTTCGATCTATGCAGCTTTTCAAACACAAATTTCATGCTGATGGCTCTCTATCGCGTTATAAAGCGCGTTTGGTGGCCAACAGACGTAGTCAGCAACAAGGAATTGATTGTGATGAGACATTTAGCCCAATTGTAAAACCAGCCACCATATAGACCGTTCTCAGTCTGGCTATCTC includes these proteins:
- the LOC111895134 gene encoding uncharacterized protein LOC111895134 is translated as MSGDQPISKPAHKAYGITNIKTYVPLILDLPTRNYEPWSTLFKAHCIAYGVLDYIDDTYDPPNQAPTNTEWLELDSMVTLWLFGSISQNLITSAHSKQANAIQIWLNIHSIFHDDQEATAIQYETELRNIQMGELNVHAYCDKVKKLADLLEGIGEKVKHRNLIPYALNGLSPKFESVANILRHRKPIPPFSEMRTTLSVEETRLASSAFRPSSHTNHSSSHSLLHVDSGSSN